One window from the genome of Candidatus Didemnitutus sp. encodes:
- the ruvB gene encoding Holliday junction branch migration DNA helicase RuvB — translation MPKEPNKGTDFITNALSAPVSQTEAALRPLSFADFAGQPKTVDRLKIMVGASKRRGEALNHILLSGPPGLGKTTLAFILGHELGRNVRVTSGPVIEKPGDLAGMLTNLEEGDILFIDEIHRISKTVEEYLYSAMEDFRLDIMIDQGPNARSVRLTIPKFTLVGATTRAGLLTAPLRSRFTLNTRLDYYDRATLCGIVERSCGLLKVEIDAGGAQEIATRARGTPRIANNLVNFVRDYAQEKAKGKITQPVAAAALELLEIDASGLDEMDKRVLRLMAENYKGGPVGLGTIAIAVGEEADTLEEVHEPFLIQEGYLARTAQGRILTPKGYHAIGLKPLASSDQQALL, via the coding sequence ATGCCCAAGGAACCCAACAAAGGCACCGATTTCATCACGAACGCGCTGAGCGCGCCGGTTTCGCAGACCGAGGCCGCGCTGCGTCCGCTCTCCTTCGCCGACTTCGCCGGCCAGCCGAAAACCGTCGATCGCCTCAAGATCATGGTCGGCGCCTCGAAGCGCCGCGGCGAAGCGCTGAACCACATCCTGCTCTCCGGCCCGCCCGGCCTCGGCAAGACCACGCTCGCCTTCATCCTCGGCCACGAACTCGGCCGCAACGTCCGCGTCACCTCCGGCCCCGTGATCGAAAAACCCGGCGACCTCGCCGGTATGCTCACGAATCTCGAGGAAGGCGACATCCTCTTCATCGACGAAATCCACCGCATTTCGAAAACCGTCGAAGAGTATCTCTACTCCGCGATGGAGGACTTCCGCCTCGACATCATGATCGACCAAGGCCCGAACGCCCGCAGCGTCCGGCTCACGATCCCGAAGTTCACTCTCGTCGGCGCCACCACGCGCGCTGGCCTGCTCACCGCGCCGCTGCGCTCGCGCTTCACGCTCAACACGCGCCTCGACTACTACGACCGCGCCACGCTCTGCGGCATCGTCGAACGCAGCTGCGGCCTCCTCAAAGTCGAGATCGACGCCGGCGGCGCGCAGGAAATCGCCACCCGCGCCCGCGGCACGCCGCGCATCGCCAACAATCTCGTCAACTTCGTCCGCGACTACGCACAGGAAAAAGCGAAAGGCAAAATCACGCAGCCCGTCGCCGCCGCCGCGCTCGAACTCCTTGAAATCGACGCCTCCGGCCTCGACGAGATGGACAAGCGCGTCCTGCGCCTCATGGCCGAAAACTACAAAGGCGGCCCTGTCGGCCTCGGCACCATCGCCATCGCCGTCGGCGAAGAGGCCGACACGCTCGAGGAAGTCCACGAGCCGTTCCTGATCCAGGAAGGCTACCTCGCCCGCACCGCCCAAGGCCGCATCCTCACGCCAAAGGGTTACCACGCCATCGGCCTGAAGCCGCTCGCAAGCAGCGACCAGCAGGCACTGCTGTAG
- the creB gene encoding two-component system response regulator CreB, whose product MTTRRPIVLVVEDEAGIAETIVYALRTEGFEPRWKTTGRDALAAARTEPVALVVLDVGLPDMSGFDVCRELQRVAPVPVIFLTARASEVDKIVGLELGADDYLAKPFSPRELTARVRAVLRRTQGAPRAATAVDAVWQHDAERCRITFRGHPLDLTRNEYRLLATLLAAPGRVFSRDQLMTAAWDDPGAALDRTVDAHVKQVRAKLREVDPESDPIVTHRGLGYSLREET is encoded by the coding sequence GTGACCACCCGCCGCCCCATCGTGCTCGTCGTCGAAGACGAGGCCGGCATCGCCGAAACGATCGTCTACGCCTTGCGCACCGAGGGCTTCGAGCCGCGATGGAAAACCACCGGGCGGGACGCGCTCGCGGCGGCGCGCACGGAGCCAGTCGCGCTCGTGGTGCTCGACGTCGGCTTGCCCGACATGAGCGGCTTCGACGTCTGCCGCGAGCTGCAGCGTGTCGCACCCGTGCCGGTGATTTTCCTGACGGCGCGCGCGAGCGAAGTGGACAAGATCGTGGGGCTCGAGCTGGGCGCGGACGACTATCTCGCCAAGCCGTTCAGCCCGCGCGAACTCACGGCGCGCGTGCGCGCCGTGCTGCGGCGCACGCAGGGCGCGCCGCGTGCGGCGACGGCGGTCGATGCGGTGTGGCAACACGACGCCGAGCGCTGCCGGATCACGTTTCGCGGGCACCCGCTCGACCTGACGCGGAACGAGTATCGGTTGTTGGCGACGCTGCTCGCGGCACCGGGGCGAGTGTTCAGTCGCGATCAGTTGATGACTGCGGCGTGGGACGATCCCGGTGCCGCCCTCGACCGCACAGTGGACGCCCACGTGAAGCAGGTGCGCGCGAAACTGCGTGAGGTCGATCCGGAGAGCGATCCGATCGTGACGCATCGCGGGTTGGGCTATTCGTTGCGCGAGGAAACGTGA
- the creC gene encoding two-component system sensor histidine kinase CreC has protein sequence MRIRTLIFGVYVGVSALGFAAVMGMALRDVRLRYVESMRRTMGDTAAFLAAFAAQEPEADWARRLRQMPAQAELLRVFACDAEGRVTFDAGGRDVGQVYAWGMFGGGKFASENYTLPNVAVVDNELRVRAPVRRGGEIVGWVGVGRPLATVVEGVTRARWRLVFWAGAIALVMVAVGWWVSAQLVRSLERLTVHARAVRDGRMSAAPTSRAREIAELARAFEEMRDALEGRKHVERYTQVLAHEVKAPLAAIRGAAELMDEAMPEEQRAKFLANIRAESARIQAIVERLLELSSLEARKQLTRVERLDAAALAEEAAGVLRGAFAAAGVTLRVDATEGANVHGERVLLREALVNLLQNALDFSPRGAEVVLRAVGAGGKAVFTVEDRGPGVPDYALPRVFERFYSLPRPGTERKSTGLGLALVREIAHLHGGEATLENRADGAGARAVLSVSVG, from the coding sequence GTGAGGATACGCACGCTCATCTTCGGCGTCTATGTCGGTGTGTCGGCGCTGGGTTTCGCCGCGGTGATGGGCATGGCGCTGCGGGACGTGCGGCTGCGCTACGTGGAGTCGATGCGGCGCACGATGGGCGACACGGCGGCGTTCCTCGCGGCTTTCGCAGCGCAGGAGCCGGAGGCGGATTGGGCGCGGCGGTTGCGGCAGATGCCGGCGCAGGCGGAATTGTTGCGGGTCTTCGCGTGCGATGCGGAGGGACGCGTGACCTTCGATGCGGGCGGGCGTGACGTCGGGCAGGTTTACGCTTGGGGGATGTTCGGCGGCGGAAAGTTCGCTTCGGAAAATTACACGTTGCCCAATGTGGCCGTCGTGGACAACGAGCTGCGCGTGCGCGCGCCGGTGCGGCGCGGGGGCGAGATCGTCGGCTGGGTCGGCGTGGGCCGTCCGCTGGCGACTGTGGTCGAGGGCGTGACACGCGCGCGGTGGCGGCTGGTTTTCTGGGCGGGCGCGATCGCGCTCGTGATGGTCGCGGTGGGTTGGTGGGTGTCGGCGCAACTCGTGCGCTCGCTCGAGCGCCTCACCGTGCACGCCCGGGCGGTGCGCGACGGACGCATGTCGGCGGCGCCGACCTCGCGGGCGCGGGAAATCGCGGAGCTGGCGCGGGCGTTCGAGGAGATGCGCGATGCCTTGGAAGGGCGAAAGCACGTGGAGCGCTACACGCAGGTGCTCGCGCACGAGGTGAAGGCGCCGCTGGCGGCGATCCGGGGCGCGGCGGAGTTGATGGACGAGGCGATGCCGGAGGAGCAGAGGGCGAAATTTCTGGCGAACATCCGCGCGGAGTCGGCGCGCATCCAGGCAATCGTCGAACGGTTGTTGGAGCTGTCGTCGCTCGAAGCGCGAAAGCAGCTGACGCGCGTCGAACGGCTGGATGCGGCGGCATTGGCGGAGGAGGCGGCGGGAGTGCTGCGCGGGGCGTTCGCGGCGGCGGGCGTGACGCTGCGAGTGGATGCGACGGAGGGAGCGAACGTGCACGGCGAGCGCGTGCTGTTGCGGGAGGCGCTGGTGAATCTGCTGCAGAACGCGCTGGACTTTTCGCCGCGCGGCGCGGAGGTCGTGCTGCGCGCGGTAGGTGCGGGCGGGAAGGCGGTGTTCACGGTCGAGGATCGCGGCCCGGGTGTGCCGGACTACGCGCTGCCGCGGGTGTTTGAGCGGTTTTATTCGCTGCCGCGGCCGGGGACGGAGCGGAAAAGCACGGGGCTGGGCCTCGCGCTCGTGCGCGAGATCGCGCACCTGCACGGCGGCGAAGCGACGCTGGAAAATCGCGCGGACGGCGCGGGTGCGCGGGCGGTGTTGAGTGTGTCGGTGGGATAA
- a CDS encoding secondary thiamine-phosphate synthase enzyme YjbQ — protein sequence MKSHRQELWFETPTRRAFLNITPQVEAALAASGVREGLCLVNAMHISASVFINDDERGLHADYERWLEKLAPEKPHSAYDHNRTGEDNADAHLKRQIMGREVVVAVSGGKLDFGPWEQIFYGEFDGRRKKRVLIKIIGE from the coding sequence GTGAAATCCCACCGGCAGGAACTCTGGTTCGAGACGCCGACGCGGCGTGCGTTTCTCAACATCACGCCGCAAGTCGAAGCCGCCCTCGCAGCGAGCGGCGTGCGCGAGGGCCTTTGCCTCGTCAACGCCATGCACATCTCCGCCTCCGTCTTCATCAACGACGACGAGCGCGGTCTGCACGCCGACTACGAACGCTGGCTCGAGAAGCTCGCGCCGGAAAAACCGCACAGCGCCTACGACCACAACCGCACCGGCGAGGACAACGCCGACGCGCACCTCAAGCGGCAGATCATGGGCCGCGAGGTCGTCGTCGCCGTCTCGGGCGGCAAACTCGATTTCGGTCCATGGGAACAGATTTTCTACGGCGAATTCGACGGCCGTCGGAAAAAGCGTGTCCTGATCAAGATCATCGGCGAGTGA
- a CDS encoding tetratricopeptide repeat protein: MKAAVFAYLTLALLSIGAEPRIEDLISQAIASGEKRDFATAARGLTRALEMEAPRNVRYFAHLLRATARRECGDRAGGMVDFADAIALMPEDPRGFLFRGDALRTDGRTDEALADYLKASELAPAPAEALVRAGALKYEAREYPAAIEFFSRALKADPSFVPAYYGLCRAKADGGDFTGALAVMDALLAIQPKEAEAYHHKGAILYAQKATVHLEPALEAFNKAIELNPNRAIYYRARANCRSLLGDSDGARADVETFNALNRRTR; the protein is encoded by the coding sequence ATGAAGGCCGCTGTTTTTGCCTACCTCACTCTGGCCCTTCTCTCCATTGGGGCCGAACCGCGCATCGAAGACCTGATTTCCCAGGCAATCGCGTCAGGAGAGAAACGCGATTTTGCCACCGCGGCACGCGGTTTGACCCGCGCGTTGGAGATGGAGGCACCGCGCAACGTCCGCTACTTCGCCCACCTCCTTCGCGCCACGGCCAGACGGGAATGCGGAGATCGAGCCGGAGGCATGGTCGATTTCGCGGACGCGATCGCTCTGATGCCGGAGGACCCGCGCGGCTTCCTCTTTCGCGGTGATGCGCTCCGAACCGACGGACGGACGGATGAGGCGCTGGCCGACTATCTGAAGGCGTCGGAGCTCGCGCCGGCTCCCGCCGAAGCTCTCGTCAGGGCGGGAGCGCTGAAATACGAGGCGCGCGAATATCCAGCGGCGATCGAGTTCTTCTCCCGGGCGCTCAAGGCGGACCCCTCATTCGTGCCGGCATACTACGGTCTTTGCCGCGCGAAGGCGGACGGGGGAGATTTCACGGGAGCGCTGGCCGTGATGGACGCGTTGTTGGCCATCCAACCCAAAGAAGCCGAGGCCTACCACCACAAGGGCGCCATTCTCTACGCCCAAAAGGCGACCGTGCATCTGGAGCCTGCACTCGAAGCCTTCAACAAGGCGATCGAGCTGAATCCCAACCGCGCGATCTACTACCGCGCGCGCGCCAACTGCCGATCTCTGCTCGGCGACTCCGACGGCGCACGCGCCGACGTGGAAACGTTCAACGCTCTCAACCGTCGAACGCGCTGA
- a CDS encoding metallophosphoesterase — protein MSLPPLTRRAFLAAAAGVPLTLLYTWRIEPHWLEITERDLPIRHLPPHLAGRTLAHFSDLHIGRDVDPDYIAETFRRIAARRPDIVVQTGDLITASGASGLAEVRRLLAAFPRGSLGSYAVLGNHDYGHNWSHADEADAVTAELTRAGVQVLRNAQADCAGLRLVGFDDLWAGRFDPARALAGLPADAPALALCHNPDACDLPGWENFRSWILAGHTHGGQCKPPFLPPPILPVKNRRYTSGAFTLAGDRQLYISRGVGHLMRVRFNVRPEVALFTLRRA, from the coding sequence ATGTCGCTCCCCCCGCTCACTCGCCGCGCCTTTCTCGCTGCCGCCGCGGGCGTCCCGTTGACCTTGCTCTACACCTGGCGCATCGAGCCGCATTGGCTCGAGATCACCGAACGCGATCTGCCGATCCGCCACCTGCCGCCGCATCTCGCCGGGCGCACGCTGGCGCACTTTTCCGATCTGCACATCGGCCGCGACGTCGATCCCGACTACATTGCGGAGACGTTTCGCCGCATCGCCGCGCGCCGGCCGGACATCGTCGTGCAAACCGGCGACCTCATCACCGCCAGCGGCGCATCCGGCCTCGCCGAGGTGCGGCGGTTGCTCGCCGCATTCCCTCGTGGCTCGCTCGGCAGCTACGCCGTCCTCGGCAACCACGACTACGGACACAACTGGAGCCACGCCGACGAGGCCGACGCCGTCACCGCCGAGCTCACTCGCGCCGGCGTGCAGGTCCTCCGCAACGCCCAGGCGGATTGCGCCGGCTTGCGCCTCGTGGGCTTCGACGATTTGTGGGCCGGTCGCTTCGACCCGGCGCGCGCGCTGGCCGGCTTGCCCGCGGACGCGCCGGCGCTCGCCCTCTGCCACAACCCGGATGCGTGCGACCTGCCCGGCTGGGAAAACTTCCGCAGCTGGATCCTCGCCGGCCACACCCACGGCGGTCAGTGCAAACCGCCGTTTCTCCCGCCGCCCATTCTGCCGGTGAAAAACCGTCGCTACACGAGCGGCGCCTTCACGCTCGCCGGCGACCGCCAGCTCTACATTTCCCGCGGCGTCGGCCACCTGATGCGTGTGCGTTTCAACGTCCGGCCGGAGGTCGCGCTCTTCACTTTGCGTCGCGCCTGA
- a CDS encoding dUTPase, with protein sequence MDKLEEIFRMQDALNKRIGVSLPPPSDEEKAKWILNYTRAMQQETAELIDSVPWKWWAKYQKFDEQNAKVEVVDLFHFLVSLAQTLGMTADDVYQAYLKKNQVNHARQDSGYVKKDEADSKHI encoded by the coding sequence ATGGACAAACTCGAGGAGATCTTCCGCATGCAAGATGCGCTGAATAAGCGCATTGGGGTGAGTCTGCCGCCGCCGTCCGACGAGGAAAAGGCCAAGTGGATCCTCAACTACACGCGCGCGATGCAGCAGGAAACCGCCGAGCTGATCGACTCCGTCCCGTGGAAGTGGTGGGCGAAATACCAGAAGTTCGACGAGCAGAACGCCAAGGTCGAGGTCGTCGATCTGTTTCACTTTCTCGTGTCGCTCGCGCAAACGCTCGGCATGACCGCGGACGATGTCTACCAGGCCTACCTGAAGAAAAATCAGGTGAACCATGCGCGGCAGGACTCGGGCTACGTCAAGAAGGACGAGGCGGACTCGAAGCACATCTGA
- a CDS encoding UDP-N-acetylglucosamine 1-carboxyvinyltransferase: protein MADLIVHGGKPLSGTITPSGNKNSVLPILCATLLTDEKVTLLNVPNITDVDKLVGFFVDQGSRINWDRGAGRMDVDHSTFDAARLDGELPSGMRSSVLLFAPLLQRMKKLVVPTNAKGCSLGIRELDPHLEILERLGATMSRGEKLTIRLKNRFKGARHWPDYMSVTATENFVMAAALAEGESVIINAASEPHVQDLCAALVGMGADLEGLGTSMITVRGVKKLKGGSFTINTDHHEVVTFLALGAITGGEVRVTNSLPHHFDLINRSFAKLGVQVGYEGDTAVVAKKQKLVVEQPFTTNLLPKIEAAPWPYFPVDLLPVMIALAVRAKGEVMFWNKVYEGGFTWMAELSKFGAHIVVSDPHRITVFGAKPLRPTVVEAPYIIRAAVALYMVAASIEGKSVVKNADTIKRAHPNFVENLRSIGAQVEWK, encoded by the coding sequence ATGGCTGACCTCATCGTCCACGGCGGCAAGCCCCTCAGCGGCACCATCACGCCGTCCGGCAACAAGAATTCCGTCCTCCCGATCCTCTGCGCCACGCTTCTCACCGACGAGAAGGTGACGCTGCTCAACGTCCCGAACATCACCGACGTCGACAAACTTGTCGGCTTCTTCGTCGACCAGGGCTCGCGCATCAACTGGGACCGCGGCGCCGGCCGCATGGACGTCGATCACTCGACCTTCGACGCCGCGCGCCTCGATGGCGAGCTGCCGTCCGGCATGCGCTCGTCCGTGCTGCTCTTCGCGCCGCTCCTGCAGCGCATGAAGAAACTCGTCGTGCCGACCAACGCCAAAGGCTGCTCGCTCGGCATCCGCGAACTCGATCCGCACCTCGAAATCCTCGAGCGCCTCGGCGCCACCATGAGCCGCGGTGAGAAGCTCACCATCCGTCTGAAAAACCGCTTCAAGGGCGCGCGCCACTGGCCCGATTACATGTCGGTCACCGCGACGGAAAACTTCGTCATGGCCGCCGCGCTCGCCGAGGGCGAGTCCGTCATCATCAACGCCGCCAGCGAGCCGCACGTGCAGGATCTCTGCGCCGCCCTCGTCGGCATGGGCGCCGACCTCGAAGGCCTCGGCACCAGCATGATCACCGTCCGCGGCGTGAAGAAACTCAAGGGCGGCTCGTTCACGATCAACACCGACCACCACGAAGTCGTCACCTTCCTCGCGCTCGGCGCCATCACCGGCGGCGAAGTGCGCGTGACGAACTCGCTCCCGCACCACTTCGATCTCATCAACCGCTCCTTCGCCAAACTCGGCGTGCAGGTCGGTTACGAAGGCGACACCGCCGTCGTCGCGAAGAAACAAAAGCTCGTCGTCGAGCAACCGTTCACCACGAACCTGCTGCCGAAGATCGAGGCGGCACCGTGGCCGTATTTTCCCGTCGACCTGCTGCCGGTCATGATCGCGCTCGCCGTCCGCGCGAAAGGCGAGGTGATGTTCTGGAACAAGGTCTACGAAGGCGGCTTCACATGGATGGCCGAGCTTTCGAAATTCGGCGCGCACATCGTCGTCAGCGACCCGCACCGCATCACCGTCTTCGGCGCCAAGCCGCTGCGCCCGACCGTCGTCGAGGCGCCCTACATCATCCGCGCCGCCGTCGCGCTCTACATGGTGGCCGCGAGCATCGAGGGAAAATCCGTCGTGAAGAACGCCGACACCATCAAGCGCGCCCACCCGAACTTCGTCGAAAACCTCCGCAGCATCGGCGCGCAGGTGGAGTGGAAGTGA
- a CDS encoding inner membrane CreD family protein has protein sequence MDTALPPVIGAPVKRRSHVSLKLLFIALLVLVLHVPLTLINDLRQERAQNRAAGEKAAVERREVASETDEAAARRAPQSSLVATEAASGAAEGYRMVERALKHSVLVLTLVFTAFFLFETLTGLRLHAVHYGLVGAALCLFYLALLALGEVLEPGWAYVGAAVASSLLIVGYSASILRSYARAASIAALLASEHSVLYVVLRMENYALLAGTGALFAVLAALMWFTRNVDWFAQEVGKEARG, from the coding sequence ATGGACACTGCTTTGCCTCCCGTCATCGGCGCGCCGGTCAAGCGGCGCAGTCATGTCAGCCTCAAGCTGCTCTTCATCGCTTTGCTCGTGCTCGTGCTGCACGTGCCGCTGACGCTGATCAACGATCTGCGGCAGGAGCGCGCGCAGAACCGGGCGGCGGGCGAGAAGGCAGCGGTCGAGCGACGCGAGGTCGCGAGTGAAACAGACGAGGCCGCCGCGCGCCGCGCGCCTCAGTCCTCGCTGGTCGCGACTGAGGCCGCGTCAGGGGCGGCGGAAGGATACCGCATGGTGGAGCGGGCGCTGAAGCACAGCGTGCTGGTGCTGACGCTGGTGTTCACGGCGTTTTTCCTCTTCGAGACGCTGACGGGGCTGCGGCTGCACGCGGTGCACTACGGCTTGGTGGGTGCGGCGCTGTGTCTGTTTTATCTCGCGTTGCTGGCGCTCGGCGAGGTGTTGGAGCCGGGCTGGGCATACGTCGGCGCGGCGGTGGCGTCGTCGCTGCTGATCGTGGGCTACAGCGCGTCGATTCTGCGGAGTTACGCACGGGCGGCGTCGATTGCGGCGCTGCTCGCGAGCGAACACAGCGTGCTCTACGTGGTGTTGCGGATGGAAAACTACGCGTTGCTCGCCGGCACGGGCGCTCTGTTCGCGGTGCTCGCCGCGCTGATGTGGTTCACGCGGAACGTGGATTGGTTCGCGCAGGAGGTGGGGAAGGAGGCGCGGGGGTGA
- a CDS encoding aquaporin has translation MKKYLVEFIGTFFLVFTIGMTVLAPGAGDMAPLAIGSVLAVMIFAGGHVSGGHFNPAVTLGVWLRGKCDTADVVPYMGSQAAGAFVAAMTVKALKTGLVTKAATLTGAMTPEILPALLAEFVFTFALVWVVLNVATAKGTSGNSFYGFAIGFTVLSGAYAVGGVSGGVFNPAVALGVCTMGIISWGSIWIYFAANFAGGIAAALAYKTVNGND, from the coding sequence ATGAAAAAGTATCTCGTCGAGTTCATCGGCACGTTCTTCCTCGTTTTCACGATCGGCATGACGGTCCTCGCGCCCGGCGCGGGCGACATGGCCCCGCTCGCGATCGGCTCCGTGCTCGCGGTGATGATCTTCGCGGGCGGTCACGTCTCCGGCGGGCACTTCAATCCCGCCGTCACGCTCGGCGTCTGGCTGCGCGGCAAATGCGACACCGCCGACGTAGTGCCCTACATGGGCAGCCAGGCCGCCGGCGCATTCGTCGCCGCGATGACCGTCAAGGCGCTCAAGACCGGTCTCGTCACCAAGGCCGCCACCCTCACCGGCGCGATGACGCCGGAAATCCTGCCCGCGCTGCTCGCGGAGTTCGTGTTCACGTTCGCGCTCGTCTGGGTCGTGCTAAATGTCGCCACCGCCAAGGGCACGAGCGGCAATTCCTTCTACGGTTTCGCGATCGGCTTCACCGTCCTCAGCGGCGCCTACGCCGTCGGCGGCGTTTCCGGCGGCGTGTTCAACCCGGCCGTCGCGCTCGGCGTTTGCACGATGGGCATCATCTCGTGGGGCAGCATCTGGATCTACTTCGCCGCGAATTTCGCCGGCGGCATCGCCGCCGCCCTCGCCTACAAGACCGTCAACGGCAACGACTGA
- a CDS encoding winged helix-turn-helix transcriptional regulator, with protein MKSRSSARALARRAEVFKALGHPDRLRIVDELEDGERCVCDLVDTVGSSWSTVSRHLSVLREAGVVADEKRGLQVFYRIALPCVASLRLCLDAANRGEAVEVRPSCGCGS; from the coding sequence ATGAAATCTCGCTCCAGCGCTCGCGCGCTCGCCCGTCGGGCGGAAGTATTCAAGGCGCTCGGCCACCCCGACCGGCTGCGGATCGTGGATGAGCTCGAGGACGGCGAGCGCTGCGTGTGCGACCTGGTGGACACGGTGGGCTCGAGCTGGTCCACGGTGTCGCGGCATCTCTCGGTGTTGAGGGAGGCGGGCGTGGTGGCGGACGAGAAGCGCGGGCTGCAGGTGTTTTACCGGATCGCGCTGCCGTGCGTGGCGAGCCTGCGGCTGTGCCTCGATGCGGCGAACCGCGGCGAGGCGGTGGAAGTGCGGCCGAGTTGCGGTTGCGGCAGCTGA
- a CDS encoding translation initiation factor IF-2, whose product MSTNDQSGAPAEAAATPPADAASAPVASFGTSRGSGLARGKRPSAASPAAAAAPAKSDYQPTAIEIVNAPREYQNPFAPATPEPAPQAEAAPVAETVAAAPVAEAPAPATPVASAAPAELFPLDTPASPAAAATPDEKAELNILPPERPKSVAPQTWESDSFRGPREPRGERRERREGRYEGDRRDRREGGEQAPREQREPRPEGQQAPREQMRHQRPEFRREDREQRAQEATQAAAAAKPTGFFAKIKAFFTGGSAQPEAQPEQSHSHGGGEHRGERGGHRHHRGGRGGHRHHRGGDRPYGQSGDNAGGAPGGEGHSHGGGGDFRGEGRGGDGFRRRRRGGRGRGGDRGGYRGDRGGNGGGGGDAPQA is encoded by the coding sequence ATGTCCACCAATGACCAGTCCGGTGCGCCCGCCGAGGCCGCCGCGACTCCGCCGGCAGACGCTGCGAGCGCGCCGGTCGCCTCGTTCGGCACCAGCCGCGGCTCGGGCCTGGCCCGCGGCAAACGTCCCAGCGCCGCCTCACCGGCGGCCGCTGCGGCCCCCGCCAAGTCCGACTACCAGCCCACCGCGATCGAGATCGTCAACGCCCCGCGCGAATACCAGAACCCGTTCGCTCCCGCGACGCCCGAGCCGGCCCCGCAAGCCGAGGCCGCTCCCGTCGCCGAAACCGTCGCTGCGGCCCCCGTGGCCGAAGCTCCCGCCCCGGCCACCCCCGTCGCCAGCGCGGCGCCCGCCGAGCTCTTCCCGCTCGATACGCCCGCCTCCCCTGCCGCGGCTGCGACGCCGGACGAGAAGGCCGAACTGAACATTCTCCCTCCCGAGCGCCCGAAGTCGGTCGCTCCGCAGACTTGGGAAAGCGACAGCTTCCGCGGTCCCCGCGAACCGCGCGGCGAACGCCGTGAGCGTCGCGAAGGCCGCTACGAAGGCGACCGTCGCGACCGCCGCGAAGGCGGCGAGCAGGCGCCCCGCGAACAACGCGAGCCGCGCCCCGAAGGTCAGCAGGCTCCGCGCGAACAGATGCGCCACCAGCGCCCGGAATTCCGCCGCGAAGATCGCGAGCAACGCGCGCAGGAGGCCACGCAGGCCGCCGCCGCCGCGAAGCCCACCGGCTTCTTCGCCAAGATCAAAGCCTTCTTCACGGGCGGCAGCGCCCAACCCGAAGCCCAGCCCGAGCAATCCCACTCGCACGGCGGCGGCGAACACCGCGGCGAACGCGGCGGTCATCGTCACCACCGCGGCGGACGCGGCGGCCATCGCCACCATCGCGGCGGCGACCGCCCCTACGGCCAAAGCGGCGACAACGCCGGCGGCGCGCCGGGCGGCGAAGGCCACTCCCACGGCGGCGGTGGTGATTTCCGAGGCGAAGGTCGCGGCGGTGACGGCTTCCGCCGTCGTCGTCGTGGCGGACGCGGCCGCGGTGGCGATCGCGGCGGTTACCGCGGTGATCGCGGTGGCAACGGCGGCGGTGGCGGCGACGCCCCGCAAGCCTGA
- a CDS encoding YiiD C-terminal domain-containing protein → MSHLVPDSVTADGLTAFLHEQIPLTRAMGLHAVEANAQRLVLEAPLEPNKNHLGTAFGGSLHTVPLLACYGSLWMVLRDAGLDGHVVVKRSNALYRAPVTGPIRAACERPSRELVRAFLADLGRNKKARMELRAIVEGPNGKPAVEFDGSFVAVV, encoded by the coding sequence ATGAGCCACCTCGTCCCCGACAGCGTCACCGCCGACGGACTCACCGCGTTCCTCCACGAGCAAATCCCGCTCACGCGCGCGATGGGTCTGCACGCGGTGGAGGCGAACGCGCAGCGGCTCGTCCTCGAGGCGCCGCTCGAGCCGAACAAAAACCACCTCGGCACCGCCTTCGGCGGCTCGCTGCACACGGTGCCGCTGCTCGCCTGCTACGGCTCGCTCTGGATGGTGCTGCGCGACGCCGGCCTCGACGGCCATGTCGTCGTGAAACGCAGCAACGCCCTCTACCGCGCTCCCGTCACCGGCCCGATTCGCGCCGCGTGCGAGCGGCCGTCGCGGGAACTCGTCCGCGCTTTCCTCGCCGATCTGGGCCGCAACAAGAAGGCGCGCATGGAACTGCGCGCGATCGTCGAAGGCCCCAACGGCAAGCCCGCGGTCGAATTCGACGGCAGCTTCGTGGCGGTGGTGTGA